A genomic window from Leishmania donovani BPK282A1 complete genome, chromosome 16 includes:
- a CDS encoding prohibitin produces MSKLLQKVAIGAMAAGLSVYSCCFVVYPGEACILYNKISGLKDSVYGEGLQGRIIGLDEVLRFNVRVRPRTLHTMTGTKDLQMVNVRLRVLFRPMADRLPQIYRTFGLDYDERILPSVSNEILKAVVAEYKAEELIQKRDAVSARIYQLMQEKVNQFGLIIEDLSLVDIQFGADFMTAVEQKQVAQQEAERYRYVVMENEQKRRAAVVRAEGEAESARLISEAIQKSGSGLLELRRIEAAVEVANQIVPMQNVTFVPKDANMLMSMSR; encoded by the coding sequence ATgtcgaagctgctgcagaaggtTGCCATCGGTGCGATGGCTGCCGGCCTTAGCGTGtacagctgctgctttgTGGTCTACCCAGGTGAGGCGTGCATTCTGTACAACAAGATCAGCGGACTGAAGGACTCCGTGTACGGCGAAGGCCTTCAGGGGCGCATCATCGGCCTGGACGAAGTCTTGCGCTTCAATGTGCGGGTGCGCCCGCGCACGCTGCACACAATGACCGGCACAAAGGATCTGCAGATGGTGaacgtgcggctgcgcgtgcttTTCCGTCCCATGGCTGACCGCCTCCCGCAGATCTACCGCACCTTCGGTCTCGACTACGACGAGCGCATCCTGCCATCTGTCAGCAACGAAATCCTGAAGGCGGTTGTGGCGGAGTacaaggcggaggagctcATTCAAAAGCGTGACGCCGTCTCCGCGCGCATTTACCAGCTCATGCAGGAGAAGGTGAATCAGTTCGGTCTCATCATTGAAGACCTCTCGCTGGTAGACATCCAGTTTGGCGCCGACTTCatgacggcggtggagcagaAGCAGGTAGCCCAGCAGGAAGCAGAGCGCTACCGCTATGTCGTGATGGAGAATGAGCAGAagcgccgtgctgccgtggtgcgcGCCGAGGGTGAGGCGGAGTCGGCGCGGCTCATTTCGGAGGCCATTCAGAAATCCGGGTCCGgcctgctggagctgcgccgcatcgaggcagcggtggaggtggcTAACCAGATCGTGCCCATGCAGAACGTCACGTTCGTACCGAAGGATGCGAACATGCTGATGAGCATGTCGAGGTGA